The following proteins come from a genomic window of Pyxidicoccus sp. MSG2:
- a CDS encoding PQQ-binding-like beta-propeller repeat protein — MTRTSSKTASAQPPARVQAAEVVREYGPFAGAGSVHGVTHDGRHVWAATGEKLVAFDPESGEPVRTLDVASDAGTAFDGKHLFQLAEARIDKIDPATGKVLASIPAPGGGKDSGLAWAEGTLWVGQYRDRKIHQIDPETGAILRTIESNRFVTGVTWVDGELWHGTWEDDTSDVRRIHPDTGAVLERLEMPPGVGVSGLESDGGALFFCGGGPSGKVRAVRRPKGARS; from the coding sequence ATGACTCGCACTTCAAGCAAGACAGCCAGCGCGCAACCTCCGGCCCGAGTGCAGGCCGCCGAGGTCGTGCGGGAATACGGCCCGTTCGCGGGCGCCGGCAGCGTGCACGGTGTCACGCACGACGGGCGCCATGTCTGGGCCGCCACCGGCGAGAAGCTCGTCGCCTTCGACCCGGAGAGCGGCGAGCCCGTGCGGACGCTGGACGTCGCGTCGGATGCGGGCACCGCGTTCGACGGCAAGCACTTGTTCCAGCTCGCGGAGGCGCGCATCGACAAGATCGACCCGGCGACGGGCAAGGTCCTCGCGTCGATACCGGCGCCCGGAGGCGGCAAGGACTCCGGGCTCGCCTGGGCCGAAGGCACGCTCTGGGTGGGCCAGTACCGGGACCGCAAGATTCATCAAATCGACCCGGAGACGGGTGCCATCCTGCGCACCATCGAGTCCAACCGTTTCGTGACGGGGGTGACGTGGGTCGACGGCGAGCTCTGGCACGGCACCTGGGAAGACGACACGAGCGATGTGCGCCGCATCCATCCGGACACGGGCGCGGTGCTCGAGCGGCTCGAGATGCCTCCGGGAGTCGGGGTGAGCGGGCTCGAGTCCGACGGCGGAGCGCTGTTCTTCTGTGGCGGCGGGCCGAGCGGAAAGGTCCGCGCCGTGCGGCGGCCGAAAGGGGCGCGGTCATGA
- a CDS encoding helix-turn-helix domain-containing protein has product MDSLIAAAARALSAGDALGALKRVALRDDAPALALRGIAMAQLGEHARARELLRRAARAFGPGEDLARARCRVAEAEVALAVRDLTWSPRALDAALVTLDARGDRTNALHARLIAIRRLLLLGRLDEAGASLSLLDARGMPPVLVAVAELVAADIALRRVQTHPARAALERAHEAARRALVPSLVAEVEQARAALERPAARQLRAGSERALLLEDVEAAFASGELVVDACHRVLRSGAREVSLARRPVLFALARALGEAWPQGVDRDVLIARVFGARRANESHRVRLRVEVGRLRAVLAPLARVDATQEGFALTPRLGREVSVLLPPIDGDPASLLALLSDGEAWSTSALALALGESQRTVQRALAELEAAGRVHSVGRARAQRWLSPPLTGFTTTLLLPATLPAGYSLHGAAEQPRGATS; this is encoded by the coding sequence ATGGACTCCCTGATTGCCGCGGCCGCACGAGCGCTCTCCGCCGGTGATGCGCTGGGTGCACTGAAGCGCGTGGCCCTTCGCGACGACGCTCCGGCGCTCGCGTTGCGCGGCATCGCGATGGCCCAGCTCGGTGAGCATGCGCGGGCACGTGAGCTCCTGCGGCGCGCTGCCCGTGCCTTCGGTCCGGGGGAGGACCTTGCACGCGCACGATGCCGGGTGGCCGAAGCGGAGGTGGCGCTGGCGGTGCGTGACCTGACCTGGTCCCCACGCGCGCTCGACGCCGCGCTCGTGACGCTCGACGCCCGGGGAGACCGGACGAACGCGCTGCATGCGCGCCTCATCGCGATACGCCGGCTCCTGCTGCTCGGCCGCCTCGACGAGGCCGGGGCTTCGCTCTCACTCCTGGATGCGCGCGGCATGCCGCCCGTACTCGTGGCCGTCGCGGAGCTCGTGGCGGCCGACATCGCCTTGCGGCGGGTCCAGACACATCCGGCGCGCGCGGCGCTCGAAAGGGCCCATGAGGCCGCGAGACGCGCGCTCGTGCCCTCCCTGGTGGCGGAGGTCGAGCAGGCCCGCGCGGCGCTCGAACGGCCCGCCGCGCGCCAGCTCCGCGCGGGCTCCGAGCGGGCGCTCCTGCTCGAAGACGTGGAGGCCGCGTTCGCGTCAGGCGAGCTGGTCGTCGACGCCTGCCATCGCGTGCTGCGAAGCGGAGCGCGGGAGGTCTCCCTCGCCCGCAGGCCGGTGCTCTTCGCGTTGGCGCGCGCGCTGGGGGAGGCCTGGCCGCAAGGCGTCGACCGCGACGTCCTGATTGCCCGCGTCTTCGGTGCGCGCCGCGCGAATGAGTCCCATCGGGTGCGCCTGAGAGTGGAGGTCGGCCGCTTGCGCGCGGTGCTCGCGCCGCTGGCCCGTGTCGATGCCACCCAGGAGGGCTTCGCGCTCACGCCGCGCCTCGGACGTGAGGTCTCCGTGCTGCTGCCACCCATCGATGGGGACCCGGCGTCGCTGCTCGCGCTGCTCTCCGACGGTGAGGCCTGGTCGACCTCCGCGCTGGCGCTTGCCCTGGGCGAGAGCCAGCGCACGGTCCAGCGGGCGCTCGCCGAGCTCGAAGCCGCGGGGCGGGTGCACTCGGTGGGGCGTGCCCGCGCTCAGCGCTGGTTGTCGCCTCCGCTCACGGGATTCACGACGACGTTGTTACTCCCCGCGACGCTACCGGCTGGGTACTCATTGCATGGAGCGGCGGAGCAGCCGCGAGGAGCCACGTCATGA
- a CDS encoding serine hydrolase domain-containing protein, which produces MSPSFLKSLVAAVLLLVGPATSWAAPRGAPVCEPVDAGGSTREFPAEAQRALDAIVRAELSQGPVAGMSVGVTRGEQRWVCAYGQRDLARRLPATPRTTYRMASVTKSFTAVAVLQLVEQGKLSLDADIRTVVPSWPEKQWPVTVHDLLGHLSGVPTYDGLASSNNVKAVSTQEAIAMFADKPLAFEPRTRYLYSTWGFNLLGAAVEAASGQSYRDYLREHVFQPAGMEHADLDVTSTRDEHQAAGYRVVGGVLKPSRFLDVSSRFGGGGTRATVGDMLGFGRAVLANTLVSRDTMGRMQASMATADGRLTDYGMGFATYPLRGHYLVAHAGGQPETTTLLVMFPAEDTVIALATNVEGEAKRLRRLSIRLMEQVLEDGVTRRDAHLADGVDAVVYEGLGRIASYGLAYHQWATRGPGTLPPDEDLPGAFARVSDLLDRKSIAKDSRAALERIKGAHDPRMGSVFIRVGAHMARTLEKAHGAERLRTYPAEGPLSFFSDYLAACDAQGLPDTERFGGPLREDLLRFVSSWKRAEVPALRRQRLDEMKDPERHWPALREAAARAPEVRPDYSDELLRVAEGHALRKQTAARLRWLEFAVEVQPRSVDARVALAQALLAAKRDGDALPHLREALATPQGALSLAPYGLLKRVGEAESPQVGLGLLRAGVALHPDSPELWEALAKREGAQGHKAQAKAALRQARRAREVAPVPSTSASRAGAERSASGPVPDDHGLVRPRQQ; this is translated from the coding sequence ATGAGCCCCTCATTCCTGAAGTCCCTGGTCGCCGCCGTCCTGCTGCTCGTCGGGCCCGCCACGTCGTGGGCGGCGCCGCGCGGCGCGCCGGTGTGCGAGCCCGTCGACGCCGGGGGCTCGACGCGCGAGTTCCCCGCCGAGGCGCAGCGCGCGCTGGACGCCATCGTCCGCGCCGAGCTGTCACAGGGCCCGGTGGCGGGCATGTCCGTGGGCGTCACGCGGGGAGAGCAGCGCTGGGTGTGCGCGTACGGCCAGAGAGACCTGGCCCGCCGCCTGCCCGCGACGCCGCGCACCACGTACCGCATGGCGTCCGTCACCAAGTCCTTCACCGCGGTGGCGGTGCTCCAGTTGGTGGAGCAGGGGAAGCTGAGCCTGGACGCGGACATCCGCACGGTGGTGCCGTCCTGGCCGGAGAAACAATGGCCCGTCACGGTGCACGATTTGCTGGGCCACCTGAGCGGCGTGCCGACCTATGACGGCCTGGCCTCCAGCAACAACGTGAAGGCGGTGAGCACGCAGGAGGCCATCGCGATGTTCGCGGACAAGCCGCTCGCCTTCGAGCCGCGCACCCGCTACCTGTACAGCACGTGGGGCTTCAACCTGCTGGGCGCCGCGGTGGAGGCGGCCTCCGGCCAGTCCTACCGCGACTACCTGCGCGAGCACGTCTTCCAGCCCGCGGGCATGGAGCACGCCGACCTGGACGTCACCAGCACGCGCGACGAGCACCAGGCCGCGGGCTACCGCGTGGTGGGCGGCGTGCTGAAGCCCTCGCGCTTCCTGGACGTGTCCAGCCGCTTCGGCGGCGGTGGCACCCGCGCCACGGTGGGGGACATGCTCGGCTTCGGCCGCGCGGTGCTGGCGAACACGCTGGTGTCTCGCGACACGATGGGCCGCATGCAGGCGTCCATGGCCACCGCGGACGGGAGGCTCACCGACTACGGCATGGGCTTCGCCACCTACCCGCTGCGCGGCCACTACCTGGTGGCGCACGCGGGCGGCCAGCCGGAGACGACGACGCTGCTGGTGATGTTCCCCGCCGAGGACACGGTGATTGCCCTGGCCACCAACGTGGAGGGCGAGGCGAAGCGACTGCGGCGCCTGTCCATCCGGCTGATGGAGCAGGTGCTGGAGGACGGCGTCACGCGACGCGACGCGCACCTGGCGGACGGGGTGGACGCGGTGGTGTACGAGGGCCTGGGCCGCATCGCCAGCTACGGGCTCGCGTACCACCAGTGGGCCACGCGCGGGCCGGGCACGCTGCCGCCGGACGAGGACCTGCCCGGCGCGTTCGCCCGCGTCTCCGATTTGCTGGACCGCAAGTCGATTGCGAAGGACTCGCGCGCGGCGCTGGAGCGCATCAAGGGGGCGCATGACCCGCGCATGGGCTCCGTCTTCATCCGCGTGGGCGCGCACATGGCGCGCACGCTGGAGAAGGCCCACGGCGCCGAGCGGCTGCGCACCTATCCCGCCGAGGGGCCGCTGTCCTTCTTCTCGGACTACCTGGCCGCGTGCGACGCGCAGGGCCTGCCCGACACGGAGCGCTTCGGAGGGCCGCTGCGCGAGGACCTGCTGCGCTTCGTCTCGAGCTGGAAGCGCGCGGAGGTGCCCGCGCTGCGCCGCCAGCGGCTGGATGAGATGAAGGACCCGGAGCGCCACTGGCCCGCGCTGCGCGAGGCGGCGGCCCGGGCCCCGGAGGTGCGGCCGGACTACTCGGACGAATTGCTGCGCGTCGCCGAAGGGCATGCGCTGCGCAAGCAGACCGCCGCGCGCCTGCGCTGGCTGGAGTTCGCGGTGGAAGTGCAGCCGCGCAGCGTGGACGCGCGGGTGGCGCTGGCCCAGGCGCTGCTGGCGGCGAAGCGGGACGGCGACGCGCTGCCGCACCTGCGCGAGGCGCTGGCCACGCCCCAGGGCGCGCTGTCGCTGGCCCCCTACGGGCTGCTCAAGCGCGTGGGTGAGGCGGAGTCTCCCCAGGTGGGGCTGGGCCTGCTGCGCGCGGGCGTGGCGCTGCACCCGGACTCGCCCGAATTGTGGGAGGCGCTGGCGAAGCGCGAGGGCGCGCAGGGGCACAAGGCCCAGGCGAAGGCCGCGCTGCGCCAGGCCCGGCGGGCCCGGGAGGTGGCGCCCGTGCCCTCGACGTCCGCGAGCCGCGCGGGGGCGGAGCGGAGCGCCAGCGGTCCGGTGCCGGACGACCACGGGCTCGTGCGTCCGCGCCAGCAGTAG
- a CDS encoding DUF899 domain-containing protein, with protein sequence MSNHGVVSREAWLDARKRLLLKEKDFTHAKDELSRERRELPWVRVDKPYVFQGPEGEETLSQLFQGRSQLIVYHFMFAPEWEAGCKSCSFWADNFNGVVPHLAQRDVSFVAISRAPFSKLQAFERRMGWSFKWLSSAGTDFNQDYCVSFTPEDLAGKRAVYNYAPLERPMTDLQGISTFYRDADGGLFHTYSCYGRGVDMMNTAYQYLDLVPKGRDEQGLPWPMAWVKLRDEYR encoded by the coding sequence ATGAGCAATCACGGCGTCGTTTCGCGGGAGGCGTGGCTGGACGCGCGCAAGCGCCTGCTGCTCAAGGAGAAGGACTTCACCCACGCGAAAGACGAATTGAGCCGGGAGCGGCGCGAGCTTCCCTGGGTCCGGGTGGACAAGCCGTATGTCTTCCAGGGGCCCGAGGGTGAGGAGACGCTGTCCCAGCTCTTCCAGGGACGAAGCCAGCTCATCGTGTATCACTTCATGTTCGCCCCGGAGTGGGAGGCGGGCTGCAAGAGTTGCTCGTTCTGGGCGGACAACTTCAATGGCGTCGTGCCCCACCTGGCGCAGCGAGACGTGTCCTTCGTCGCGATTTCCCGCGCGCCCTTCTCGAAGCTCCAGGCGTTCGAGCGCCGCATGGGGTGGAGCTTCAAGTGGCTGTCGTCCGCCGGGACGGACTTCAACCAGGACTACTGCGTGTCGTTCACCCCGGAGGACCTCGCCGGGAAGCGGGCGGTGTACAACTACGCGCCGCTCGAGCGCCCGATGACGGACCTGCAAGGCATCAGCACGTTCTACAGGGACGCCGATGGTGGGCTCTTCCACACCTACTCCTGCTACGGGCGGGGAGTGGACATGATGAACACGGCGTATCAGTACCTGGACCTCGTGCCGAAGGGACGCGACGAACAGGGGCTCCCGTGGCCGATGGCCTGGGTCAAGCTCCGGGACGAGTACCGGTAG
- a CDS encoding Rieske (2Fe-2S) protein translates to MSFDPRQVNFLQVGAERYFLLDPGDGPTVLANGSCPHRGGPLHLGRMEDGTQAVYCPWHVRKVPLRHLQKTALPLVLRRDGAVAILPDTQAAVLMQKKTILAGASRPCEAVAPLAHAE, encoded by the coding sequence GTGAGCTTCGACCCGCGGCAGGTGAACTTCCTGCAGGTGGGAGCCGAGCGCTACTTCCTGCTCGACCCGGGTGATGGGCCCACGGTGCTCGCCAATGGCAGTTGTCCCCACCGAGGGGGGCCGCTGCACCTGGGGCGGATGGAGGACGGCACGCAGGCGGTCTACTGCCCCTGGCATGTCCGGAAGGTTCCGCTCCGACACCTCCAGAAGACCGCGCTCCCCCTGGTCCTGAGAAGGGATGGCGCTGTCGCCATCCTCCCGGACACGCAGGCGGCCGTGCTCATGCAAAAGAAGACAATCCTGGCCGGTGCGTCCAGGCCCTGTGAGGCCGTGGCGCCCCTGGCCCATGCCGAGTGA
- a CDS encoding alpha/beta hydrolase gives MTSTSNNLKLAPGLAEFIQRFDSVMPPDFYTRPVESQRKLYGNLVREFHYDRPPRLAIRDELLQAGAQQLPIRIYRPEGPGPQPCLLYLHGGGFALGGMETHDTIMAEVAAKTGVTVIAVDYRLAPEHPFPAGLEDCYAALLAVAANPGRFDIDPQRLGVGGDSSGGNFAVGLSMMVRERGGPKLRAQVMISPVLDLRRWADKPPSSEPGLPLLSDGEMRFFTRTYLGPAMEVEHPYASPLLAGNFAQLPPAYIMGAEMDPLRIDGELYAERLSAAGVPVELAVEPGLVHACLRARSACAEVASAFDRFCAATRRLLAGEP, from the coding sequence ATGACCAGCACGAGCAACAACCTGAAGCTTGCTCCGGGCCTTGCCGAGTTCATCCAGCGTTTCGACTCGGTGATGCCGCCTGACTTCTACACCCGGCCCGTCGAGTCGCAGCGGAAGTTGTACGGCAACCTCGTCCGTGAGTTTCACTACGACCGGCCTCCGCGGCTGGCCATCCGCGACGAGCTGCTCCAGGCCGGGGCCCAGCAGCTACCCATTCGCATCTACCGCCCGGAAGGGCCGGGCCCACAGCCCTGCCTGCTCTACCTTCACGGCGGCGGCTTCGCGCTCGGAGGGATGGAGACCCACGACACCATCATGGCGGAGGTCGCCGCCAAGACTGGCGTGACGGTCATCGCCGTGGACTACCGCCTGGCGCCCGAGCACCCGTTTCCGGCGGGACTCGAGGACTGCTACGCGGCCCTCCTGGCCGTCGCCGCGAATCCGGGGCGCTTCGACATCGACCCGCAGCGGCTCGGGGTGGGAGGCGACAGCTCCGGGGGCAACTTCGCCGTCGGGCTGTCGATGATGGTTCGGGAGCGTGGCGGTCCGAAACTGCGGGCACAGGTGATGATCAGCCCGGTCCTGGACCTGCGCCGCTGGGCCGACAAGCCCCCGTCGTCCGAGCCCGGCCTGCCGCTGCTGTCGGATGGCGAGATGCGCTTCTTCACGAGGACGTATCTGGGGCCCGCGATGGAGGTCGAGCACCCGTACGCCTCCCCGCTGCTGGCGGGCAACTTCGCGCAACTCCCTCCGGCGTACATCATGGGAGCGGAGATGGACCCGCTCCGGATTGACGGCGAGCTCTACGCGGAGCGGCTGAGCGCGGCCGGCGTCCCCGTCGAGCTGGCCGTCGAGCCCGGGCTGGTTCACGCGTGCCTGCGTGCCCGCAGTGCGTGCGCGGAGGTCGCGAGCGCCTTCGACCGGTTCTGCGCGGCCACCCGGCGCCTGCTGGCAGGTGAGCCATGA
- a CDS encoding trimeric intracellular cation channel family protein has protein sequence MAFDLTVPVVTEEVISLGTLIVDLVGVFAGSVLGALQAERRKMDLMGYLVLGLVSGIGGGIIRDTLLQAGPPLALVRPGYLSMALLGSLAAFLFELRHGPGVKLLATLDALTLGAFAVAGTQRTLEVGLHPGTALMMGVITAAGGGIVRDVLTRQTPALMRAVPGYYATAALAASIVCLAFSQAGHPKLALLGGILVGGALRLVSLRFGWRLPVKRARPPKPPSQEPGNREGPP, from the coding sequence ATGGCTTTCGACCTGACAGTGCCCGTGGTCACGGAGGAGGTCATCTCCCTGGGCACGCTCATCGTGGACCTGGTGGGCGTGTTCGCGGGCTCGGTGCTGGGCGCGCTGCAGGCCGAGCGGCGGAAGATGGACCTGATGGGGTACCTGGTGCTGGGGCTCGTCTCCGGTATCGGCGGCGGCATCATCCGCGACACGCTGTTGCAGGCGGGGCCTCCGCTGGCGCTGGTGCGACCGGGGTATCTGTCCATGGCGTTGCTGGGCTCGCTCGCGGCCTTCCTCTTCGAGTTGCGACACGGGCCGGGCGTGAAGCTGCTCGCGACGCTGGACGCGCTGACGCTGGGCGCGTTCGCGGTGGCGGGGACGCAGCGGACGCTGGAGGTGGGGCTACACCCTGGCACGGCGTTGATGATGGGCGTCATCACCGCGGCCGGAGGGGGCATCGTCCGCGACGTGCTGACCCGGCAGACGCCGGCGCTGATGCGGGCCGTGCCGGGCTACTACGCGACGGCGGCGCTGGCGGCGAGCATCGTCTGCCTCGCGTTCTCCCAGGCGGGGCATCCGAAGCTGGCGCTGCTCGGGGGGATACTGGTGGGTGGAGCGCTGCGGCTCGTGTCGCTGCGCTTCGGCTGGAGGCTCCCCGTCAAGCGGGCGCGCCCGCCGAAGCCGCCGTCGCAGGAGCCCGGGAATCGCGAGGGGCCTCCTTGA
- a CDS encoding ATP-grasp domain-containing protein: MNPSAAAVSPVEGLKPQPFTGQAVIVDPYSSGAMLAPEFLARGLRCIAVTSTKVPIAVYAKSFVPGDFEKVIAFEGSLDALVEELGRYSPRFVIPGTECGVELADQLAARLCPHLANEPGLAQARRHKGHMGDAVARRNLPHARQLYTNDLAQVEAWMEREGLEDAPLILKPPKSAGTDSVSRVRGRAQLRATFQELLGRRNKLEQVNDTLLVQEFLVGDEYVVDTFSHHGVHTVTNICRYSKIHTDRHVAVYDHMDFLEFRPSEQESLVMYTFNVLDALGIKFGPAHNEVMMTEDGPKLIESGARMHGAGHPRFARLCTGDSQLDRMVRFYSGQEGGVEINHRYRLNKSLRIVFLICRRSGVVRNAEILGRIRELPSFHDAAIGVRTGDRVTETSDLFTSLGFVALLHESGEVVLRDYLAVKELEQQLEIEPLPD, translated from the coding sequence ATGAACCCGAGCGCCGCGGCCGTGTCACCCGTCGAGGGCCTGAAACCACAGCCCTTCACGGGCCAGGCCGTCATCGTCGACCCGTACTCCTCGGGTGCCATGCTCGCTCCCGAGTTCCTGGCGCGTGGCCTTCGCTGCATCGCGGTGACGAGCACGAAGGTCCCCATCGCCGTCTATGCGAAGTCCTTCGTCCCCGGTGACTTCGAGAAGGTCATTGCGTTCGAGGGCTCGTTGGATGCGCTGGTCGAGGAGCTCGGCCGGTATTCTCCGCGCTTCGTCATCCCTGGCACGGAGTGTGGTGTCGAGCTCGCCGACCAGCTCGCGGCCAGGCTCTGCCCCCACCTCGCCAACGAGCCGGGCCTCGCGCAGGCCCGACGCCACAAGGGACACATGGGAGATGCCGTCGCGCGGCGGAACCTTCCGCACGCCCGGCAGCTCTACACGAACGACCTCGCCCAGGTGGAGGCCTGGATGGAGCGCGAGGGACTCGAGGATGCGCCACTCATCCTGAAGCCGCCCAAGAGCGCGGGGACGGACAGCGTCAGCCGGGTGCGGGGACGCGCGCAACTGCGTGCCACCTTCCAGGAGTTGCTCGGCCGCCGCAACAAGCTGGAGCAGGTCAACGACACCCTCCTGGTGCAGGAATTCCTCGTGGGGGATGAGTATGTCGTTGATACCTTCAGCCACCACGGGGTCCACACCGTCACCAACATCTGCCGTTACAGCAAGATACATACAGACCGGCACGTGGCTGTGTATGACCACATGGACTTCCTGGAGTTCAGACCGTCCGAGCAGGAATCGCTGGTGATGTATACGTTCAACGTCCTGGATGCGCTCGGCATCAAGTTCGGCCCGGCCCACAACGAAGTGATGATGACCGAGGACGGCCCCAAGCTCATCGAGTCCGGGGCGAGGATGCACGGCGCCGGTCATCCCAGGTTCGCCCGTCTGTGTACCGGGGACAGCCAGCTCGACCGGATGGTTCGGTTCTACTCCGGCCAGGAGGGAGGGGTTGAAATCAACCACCGGTACCGGCTCAACAAGAGCCTGCGAATCGTCTTCCTCATCTGCCGTCGCTCGGGCGTCGTCCGGAATGCGGAAATCCTGGGCAGGATTCGCGAGCTGCCGTCCTTCCACGACGCCGCGATTGGCGTTCGGACGGGGGACCGGGTGACCGAGACCTCGGACCTCTTCACGTCACTCGGCTTCGTCGCGCTGCTCCACGAGTCGGGTGAGGTCGTCCTGCGGGACTACCTCGCGGTCAAGGAGCTCGAGCAGCAGCTCGAGATTGAGCCCCTCCCTGATTGA
- a CDS encoding YIP1 family protein, translating to MSIPCPNCPAAVIPGAESCGMCGASLMKEAVPGSGEAVCAVHPEYLSLSACSRCGNFACAKCLRQSPRGEIVCAACHERQPAGLLAWDRREEVGTLRAFWETCLDIMFRPGPTFERLKPEGTVGSSLGFAMLCNFVGYFTTALVYMAFMLVFPMPDETMKADNVDPTAFKAIGAGMFAAMMVLAPLMGVVVTLFSSGVDHLLLRMAGSEHPYEVTLRGNALSQAPYLIGLIPMCGIYVAPLWAVGLRIVAYRNLNAVSWGGAAFGALAGPLLTCLLCGGSYLAIFSAAAAISG from the coding sequence ATGAGCATCCCCTGTCCCAATTGCCCGGCTGCCGTCATCCCGGGTGCCGAGTCCTGCGGAATGTGTGGCGCCTCGTTGATGAAGGAGGCGGTGCCGGGCTCCGGAGAGGCGGTCTGCGCCGTCCACCCGGAGTACCTGAGCCTGAGCGCCTGTAGCCGCTGCGGGAACTTCGCGTGCGCGAAGTGCCTGCGGCAAAGCCCGCGCGGCGAGATTGTCTGCGCCGCGTGCCATGAGCGCCAACCGGCGGGGCTGCTGGCGTGGGACAGGCGCGAGGAGGTGGGGACGCTCCGGGCCTTCTGGGAGACGTGCCTGGACATCATGTTCCGCCCGGGGCCCACCTTCGAGCGGCTGAAGCCGGAGGGCACGGTGGGCAGCTCGCTCGGCTTCGCGATGCTGTGCAACTTCGTGGGCTACTTCACCACGGCGCTCGTCTACATGGCCTTCATGCTCGTGTTCCCCATGCCGGACGAGACGATGAAGGCCGACAACGTGGACCCGACGGCGTTCAAGGCGATTGGCGCCGGCATGTTCGCCGCGATGATGGTCCTGGCGCCTTTGATGGGCGTGGTCGTCACGCTGTTCAGCTCCGGCGTGGACCACCTGCTGCTCCGGATGGCGGGCAGCGAGCACCCGTACGAGGTGACGCTGCGGGGCAATGCCCTGTCCCAGGCGCCCTACCTGATTGGCCTGATTCCGATGTGCGGCATCTACGTGGCCCCGCTGTGGGCTGTCGGCCTGCGCATCGTCGCCTACCGCAACCTGAACGCGGTGAGCTGGGGCGGGGCGGCGTTCGGCGCGCTCGCGGGGCCTTTGCTCACCTGCCTCCTGTGCGGCGGCAGCTACCTCGCAATCTTCTCCGCCGCCGCGGCCATCTCCGGTTGA